A stretch of the Buchananella sp. 14KM1171 genome encodes the following:
- a CDS encoding glutamine amidotransferase-related protein yields the protein MKPFLLLSLRPEESLIRREYELFTSLGNLEPHELELVSLEVAPLPELELGAYSGLIIGGSPYRHTTPEGRRTPTQERMDRDLNTVLTQVVERDVPCLATGYGLQALVRLLGGEVSTLPEQPVGGEEIRLTAEGRQDPLLADLPETFTPFVAHHDGCTTLPDDVVVLASSRRCPVQVMRYGTEIYGVQFNPEVDGATLHDRLHAYEEAGFYPDDDSFLYRIAFAASKGDHPAGRIIRNFVEHNAQLRSLAH from the coding sequence ATGAAGCCTTTTCTCCTGCTGTCGCTGCGCCCCGAGGAATCCCTGATCCGGCGCGAGTACGAGCTCTTCACCTCCCTGGGCAACCTGGAGCCGCACGAGCTGGAGCTGGTCAGCCTCGAAGTGGCGCCGCTGCCCGAGCTCGAGCTGGGCGCCTACTCAGGCCTCATCATCGGCGGTTCGCCCTACCGCCACACCACGCCGGAGGGACGCCGCACCCCCACACAGGAGCGCATGGACCGCGACCTGAACACGGTGCTCACCCAGGTGGTCGAGCGCGACGTTCCCTGCCTGGCCACCGGCTACGGCCTGCAAGCCCTGGTGCGGCTGCTGGGCGGAGAGGTCTCCACCCTGCCGGAGCAGCCCGTGGGCGGCGAGGAAATCCGCCTGACCGCCGAGGGCCGGCAGGACCCGCTCCTGGCCGACCTACCCGAGACCTTCACGCCGTTCGTTGCCCACCACGACGGCTGCACGACGCTGCCGGATGACGTGGTGGTGCTCGCCTCCTCGCGCCGCTGCCCAGTGCAGGTCATGCGCTACGGCACCGAGATCTACGGAGTCCAGTTCAACCCCGAGGTGGACGGGGCAACCCTCCACGACCGCCTGCACGCCTATGAGGAAGCGGGCTTCTACCCGGACGACGACTCCTTCCTGTACCGCATCGCCTTCGCGGCCAGCAAGGGAGACCACCCGGCCGGGCGCATCATCCGCAACTTCGTGGAGCACAACGCACAGCTGCGCAGCCTGGCCCACTGA